Proteins encoded by one window of Candidatus Paceibacterota bacterium:
- a CDS encoding META domain-containing protein — translation MKFIFKEILVLIFVVALLFVGMNFLPPPHNFVPKNNEEGKIKLAQSYLDATYVLDGREVKLTDGVSEIEVAPGSASKIITRYFGNEVKHDLDDDGREDIAFLLTQETGGSGTFFYVVAALNTPSGYIGSDAVLLGDRIAPQTTHMEEEEIDGGTRRQNVIVVNYAVRLPGEPMTARPSMGKSIWLKLDPKTMQFGEVAQNFEGEADSARMTLGMKKWNWVSTSYNNDQTIVPKKENIFSLTLKSDGSFSATTDCNGVGGNYEVDGSQITFSKMISTMMYCDGSQESEFLKMLRDTQSYHFTSKGELVFSLKFDSGSFVFR, via the coding sequence ATGAAATTTATTTTTAAAGAAATACTAGTGCTCATTTTTGTGGTAGCGCTTTTGTTTGTCGGCATGAATTTTTTGCCACCGCCACATAATTTTGTTCCTAAAAATAACGAAGAGGGAAAAATAAAATTGGCACAAAGCTATCTTGATGCCACATATGTTTTAGATGGAAGAGAAGTTAAATTGACGGATGGTGTTTCAGAGATTGAGGTTGCGCCTGGTTCAGCTTCAAAAATAATTACTCGCTATTTTGGAAATGAGGTTAAGCACGACCTTGATGATGACGGCCGAGAAGATATAGCTTTTCTTTTAACCCAAGAGACAGGGGGAAGCGGAACCTTTTTTTATGTTGTCGCAGCCTTAAATACTCCGTCTGGGTACATAGGCTCAGATGCTGTTTTATTGGGTGACCGCATTGCTCCGCAGACGACTCATATGGAGGAAGAAGAAATAGACGGAGGTACGAGAAGACAGAACGTTATTGTTGTTAATTATGCCGTTCGTCTCCCTGGGGAACCCATGACGGCACGACCATCCATGGGAAAAAGTATCTGGTTGAAGCTTGATCCAAAGACAATGCAATTCGGAGAAGTTGCTCAAAATTTTGAAGGCGAAGCAGATTCCGCCCGTATGACTCTTGGTATGAAAAAATGGAATTGGGTTTCAACCTCGTACAACAATGACCAGACGATAGTTCCCAAAAAAGAAAATATTTTTAGCCTAACCCTCAAAAGCGATGGTAGTTTTTCTGCAACAACAGATTGTAATGGTGTCGGCGGAAATTACGAGGTTGATGGAAGTCAGATTACGTTCAGTAAAATGATATCAACCATGATGTACTGTGACGGTTCTCAAGAAAGCGAATTTTTGAAAATGTTAAGGGATACTCAGAGTTATCACTTTACTTCAAAAGGGGAGTTAGTTTTTTCTCTAAAGTTTGATAGCGGTTCCTTTGTTTTTAGATAG
- a CDS encoding DUF1653 domain-containing protein, translated as MENEDEIELGLYEHYKGGLYEVVGVVNHSETLEKMVLYKHLDNGELWVRPLLMFKEFVEKDGVKIPRFKKVEN; from the coding sequence ATGGAAAATGAAGACGAAATAGAATTAGGTTTATACGAACACTACAAAGGTGGTTTATATGAAGTAGTTGGGGTGGTGAACCACAGCGAAACGCTTGAAAAAATGGTTCTCTATAAACATTTAGACAATGGAGAATTGTGGGTGCGGCCGCTTCTGATGTTTAAGGAGTTTGTAGAAAAGGATGGGGTCAAGATTCCACGATTTAAAAAAGTAGAAAATTAG
- a CDS encoding HAD-IB family phosphatase → MIYNNKMKKVAIFDIDGTIFRSSLLIELMDVLIERGNIDESARKEYEREHKHWLMRKGDYESYIGAVVKSFIGHIKGVHYADFAEASETVIERYQNHTYRYTRDLVTQLKKEKYFLLAITHSPKGIAEKFCKGLGFDKVYGSLLEIGPTDRFTGKPIEEHLIMNKANIVKRAVEKEDLTLEGSIGVGDTESDIPLLEMVTNPICFNPNMKLYKHAKRNKWKIVVERKDVIYEMN, encoded by the coding sequence ATGATATATAATAATAAGATGAAAAAAGTAGCCATTTTTGATATAGACGGGACGATTTTTCGCTCAAGTCTTTTGATTGAATTGATGGACGTCCTTATTGAGCGCGGAAACATAGATGAGTCTGCGCGTAAAGAATATGAGAGAGAACATAAACACTGGCTTATGCGTAAGGGTGACTACGAATCATATATCGGGGCGGTAGTGAAATCATTTATCGGGCACATTAAAGGAGTTCATTATGCTGATTTTGCTGAGGCATCAGAGACTGTCATAGAAAGATATCAAAATCATACATATCGCTATACTAGAGATTTGGTTACTCAGCTGAAAAAAGAGAAGTATTTTCTTTTGGCGATTACTCATTCTCCAAAAGGAATTGCCGAAAAATTTTGTAAAGGGTTGGGCTTCGATAAGGTTTACGGAAGTCTTTTGGAAATTGGCCCAACAGACCGATTCACGGGAAAGCCTATCGAAGAACACCTCATAATGAATAAGGCCAATATAGTGAAGAGGGCGGTAGAAAAAGAAGATTTGACACTTGAGGGCTCAATCGGGGTTGGGGACACAGAAAGTGACATTCCGCTTTTGGAAATGGTGACAAATCCGATTTGTTTTAATCCCAATATGAAACTATATAAACATGCTAAGAGAAATAAATGGAAAATAGTGGTGGAGCGAAAAGATGTAATTTATGAGATGAATTAG
- a CDS encoding DUF2061 domain-containing protein, translated as METKSIETHHRSAIKSISYRALSVGVDSTVAYLFTHNIALSAGIVLFVNLYSTMLYYLHERAWARVRWGRQDV; from the coding sequence ATGGAAACTAAATCAATTGAAACTCATCATCGTTCGGCAATAAAATCTATTAGCTACCGTGCTCTTTCCGTTGGAGTTGATTCAACTGTCGCATATCTTTTTACTCACAACATCGCTCTTTCGGCGGGAATTGTTTTATTTGTGAACCTGTACAGCACCATGTTGTACTATCTTCATGAAAGAGCGTGGGCTCGCGTGCGTTGGGGAAGGCAGGACGTTTAG
- a CDS encoding GIY-YIG nuclease family protein, translating to MVNFTYILKCADDTLYIGSTNNLEKRLGEHNNSKSGAHYTKIRRPVELVYSEAFETLKEARGREVELKRLTRAEKLGLIKTKKTRQKS from the coding sequence ATGGTCAATTTTACCTACATTTTAAAGTGCGCTGACGATACGTTGTATATTGGCTCGACTAATAATTTAGAAAAAAGGTTGGGAGAGCACAACAACTCAAAGTCTGGGGCTCATTACACAAAAATTAGAAGACCAGTGGAACTCGTTTATTCTGAGGCGTTTGAAACACTGAAAGAAGCGCGAGGGAGAGAGGTTGAACTTAAGCGTCTAACAAGGGCAGAAAAGCTGGGTTTAATAAAAACCAAAAAAACGAGACAAAAATCATAA
- a CDS encoding sodium:calcium antiporter, with amino-acid sequence MINSLFIFAASLFMVIKGATMTTRYAGRLAESFHLSKYTVGFIIVAIISILPETFIAINSAIKGVPAFGFGTLLGSNVADLSLVFAVVVFLARRKIVVESKILKNNIVYPLILLLPIVLGLNGHFSRMEGLALIIAGGVFYYLALRDGRDGESTLTGHNGQVKSFFMLLFGMTVLLVGAYFVVASAVGLANYLGVNPILIGMLVVGLGTTMPELFFALHSVKKQDDSLAIGDILGTVLADATIVVGILALISPFTFPLQIIYITGVFMVVASFVLFYFMKTGETLTKKEAHALLLFWIIFVLVEFLFSK; translated from the coding sequence ATGATTAACAGTTTATTTATTTTTGCCGCTTCGCTTTTTATGGTTATAAAAGGCGCGACGATGACAACGCGATACGCTGGACGCTTGGCGGAGAGTTTTCACCTTTCAAAATATACGGTCGGCTTTATTATTGTGGCAATTATCTCTATTCTTCCGGAGACATTTATTGCAATAAACTCAGCAATTAAAGGTGTTCCGGCGTTCGGATTCGGCACGCTACTTGGCTCTAATGTCGCTGATTTGTCTTTGGTTTTTGCGGTGGTTGTGTTTTTGGCAAGACGAAAAATAGTGGTGGAGAGTAAGATTTTAAAAAATAACATTGTTTACCCGCTGATACTTCTTTTGCCGATTGTCCTTGGTTTGAATGGACATTTTTCTAGAATGGAAGGCTTGGCCCTTATTATTGCCGGAGGAGTTTTTTATTATCTCGCGCTCAGGGACGGTCGTGATGGCGAGAGTACTTTGACAGGACACAATGGTCAGGTAAAAAGTTTTTTTATGCTGTTGTTTGGTATGACAGTACTGCTCGTCGGCGCATACTTTGTTGTCGCCTCGGCTGTGGGTTTGGCAAATTATCTTGGAGTGAACCCGATTCTTATTGGTATGCTTGTCGTCGGACTTGGTACAACTATGCCAGAATTATTTTTTGCTTTGCATTCGGTTAAGAAACAAGATGACTCTCTTGCTATCGGCGACATCCTAGGGACTGTTCTTGCCGACGCGACTATCGTAGTTGGAATCCTCGCGCTCATTAGTCCATTCACATTTCCACTTCAGATTATTTACATCACCGGTGTGTTTATGGTGGTGGCCTCGTTTGTCTTATTTTATTTTATGAAGACAGGAGAGACTCTCACAAAAAAAGAAGCGCACGCGCTCCTTTTGTTCTGGATAATTTTTGTTCTAGTAGAATTTCTTTTTAGCAAGTAA
- a CDS encoding M23 family metallopeptidase codes for MRYFLKNFRKVYNADNPFGAFPLWEYYPKTGTHVGTDFKIAVGTPIFAPANGEMFKVWFDKYKGNVGVYIFDYRKTTWGLELCHLKELPAVGKFKEGEIIAYSGNTGASTTGAHLHAVLHRGAEVAENYQELQSREDFLRLEKEGAIVDCFQWFCSKMKRKTKREKKSKAL; via the coding sequence GTGCGATATTTTCTTAAAAATTTTAGGAAGGTCTACAATGCGGACAATCCATTCGGGGCTTTTCCTTTGTGGGAATATTACCCAAAAACAGGCACACATGTAGGCACAGATTTTAAAATTGCAGTTGGTACGCCAATATTTGCTCCGGCGAACGGTGAGATGTTTAAAGTTTGGTTTGATAAATATAAAGGAAATGTTGGTGTGTATATATTTGATTATCGAAAAACTACTTGGGGCCTTGAGCTGTGTCATCTAAAAGAATTGCCCGCTGTGGGAAAATTCAAAGAAGGAGAGATAATTGCTTATTCCGGCAACACCGGCGCATCCACAACCGGCGCTCATCTTCATGCGGTGCTTCATCGTGGTGCCGAGGTCGCAGAGAATTATCAAGAATTACAAAGTCGGGAAGATTTTCTGCGACTAGAAAAAGAGGGAGCAATTGTTGATTGTTTTCAGTGGTTTTGCTCAAAAATGAAAAGAAAAACAAAACGAGAGAAGAAAAGCAAAGCTCTTTGA
- a CDS encoding sigma-70 family RNA polymerase sigma factor, whose translation MNEERNKKLSDEEIIGKVRSSDQELYAIIVERYQSKLFRYANNLIKDEHKSADVVQESFIKAFVNLNSFDTKKKFSSWIYRIVHNEAMNVLKKNKKEISIPDDMDFQSDEDIEDDFIKKEVVAKVEKCLGEMPMLYSEPLILRFIEEKSYEEISDILRIPMGTVATRISRAKILMKHLCQKN comes from the coding sequence ATGAACGAGGAAAGGAATAAAAAACTATCTGACGAGGAAATTATTGGAAAAGTTCGTTCTAGCGATCAGGAGCTTTACGCCATAATCGTTGAACGATATCAGAGCAAGCTCTTTCGTTATGCCAATAATTTAATTAAAGATGAGCACAAATCAGCTGATGTAGTTCAGGAGTCTTTCATTAAAGCTTTCGTGAATTTGAATAGTTTTGATACAAAAAAGAAATTTTCTAGTTGGATATATCGAATTGTTCACAACGAAGCAATGAATGTTCTAAAGAAAAACAAGAAAGAGATATCAATTCCAGATGATATGGATTTTCAGAGTGACGAAGATATTGAAGATGATTTTATAAAAAAAGAGGTTGTCGCAAAGGTCGAGAAATGTTTAGGAGAGATGCCAATGCTTTATTCTGAGCCATTGATATTACGCTTCATTGAGGAAAAATCTTATGAGGAAATCAGTGATATATTAAGAATACCAATGGGGACGGTCGCAACGCGCATAAGTAGGGCAAAAATATTAATGAAACATCTATGTCAAAAGAACTAA
- a CDS encoding helix-turn-helix domain-containing protein, whose protein sequence is MSQAISKKGDKKTKSNPVCGKVLATGLKIFGDTWTLFIVNSLSTGEKRFCELQREVGDLNPVTLTSRLKKLQSEGFVDRKMESIDKLSVSYVLTKKGRGMLPVLRKIESFAKQYI, encoded by the coding sequence ATGAGTCAAGCAATTTCCAAAAAAGGCGACAAAAAAACAAAAAGTAATCCTGTTTGTGGGAAGGTTTTAGCTACTGGTCTTAAAATCTTTGGTGATACATGGACACTTTTTATTGTGAACTCTCTTTCTACTGGTGAAAAACGTTTTTGTGAACTTCAGCGCGAGGTTGGTGATTTGAATCCAGTCACTCTGACTAGTCGCTTAAAAAAACTTCAAAGCGAGGGTTTTGTGGATAGAAAAATGGAGTCAATTGATAAACTTTCGGTTTCTTATGTATTGACCAAAAAAGGCCGTGGAATGTTGCCAGTTCTTCGAAAAATCGAATCTTTTGCTAAGCAATACATCTAA
- the yihA gene encoding ribosome biogenesis GTP-binding protein YihA/YsxC — MTIINKINSAEFVRGIVGTNDILEDGVPQIAFVGRSNVGKSSLINSLVNKKNLVKVGKTPGKTTEINFFSINNRKCYFVDLPGYGYAKASPKEKEKIEKLILWYLMYSNTTLHKVVLILDVKAGFTAFDEEMIRVLREKNYPYLIVANKIDKLNQKETVAQMRAIAQSSREENIFPYSTLTTKNSGKLLQKILE; from the coding sequence ATGACTATTATCAACAAAATTAACTCCGCAGAATTTGTACGGGGAATAGTTGGGACTAATGACATCCTCGAAGATGGCGTGCCTCAAATCGCCTTTGTTGGACGTTCCAATGTTGGTAAATCAAGTCTCATAAATTCACTCGTAAATAAGAAAAATCTCGTGAAGGTCGGCAAGACACCGGGAAAAACTACCGAAATAAACTTCTTTTCTATCAACAACAGAAAGTGCTATTTTGTCGATTTGCCAGGCTATGGCTACGCCAAGGCGTCACCAAAAGAGAAGGAAAAAATCGAGAAACTTATTCTGTGGTATCTAATGTATTCAAACACAACCCTGCACAAAGTAGTGCTCATTCTCGACGTTAAAGCTGGCTTCACCGCTTTCGACGAAGAGATGATTCGAGTTCTCCGAGAAAAAAACTACCCTTACCTCATTGTCGCCAACAAAATAGACAAATTAAACCAAAAAGAAACAGTGGCACAAATGCGCGCAATCGCACAGTCGTCTCGTGAAGAAAACATTTTCCCGTACTCAACACTCACAACAAAAAATAGCGGAAAACTTTTGCAAAAAATTTTAGAGTAA
- a CDS encoding DUF2726 domain-containing protein, producing MTMIMIAIVFTALVVAIVIAVETFTTVESSDKNGKPVFNYGRKDFLMTRAEHAFFDVLIEVIGGQYHVFPQVHLDEIIYPKPYSGKRIFPFRHVNQKSVDFVICDKADIKPLLAIELDDRTHELENRKKRDEEVERILSGAGFPLLRISNGGHFDKEEIKRLVLEKLR from the coding sequence ATGACAATGATAATGATTGCGATAGTTTTTACGGCTTTAGTGGTCGCTATTGTAATTGCGGTTGAAACATTTACAACAGTTGAATCTTCGGACAAAAATGGGAAACCCGTTTTTAATTACGGTCGCAAAGATTTTTTGATGACTCGGGCTGAGCACGCTTTTTTCGATGTTTTAATTGAGGTTATAGGTGGTCAATATCACGTATTTCCTCAAGTGCATTTGGATGAAATAATTTACCCAAAACCATATTCTGGGAAAAGAATTTTCCCATTTCGACACGTCAATCAAAAATCAGTTGATTTCGTAATTTGCGATAAGGCAGACATAAAACCACTTCTTGCCATTGAGCTAGATGATAGAACTCATGAGCTAGAGAATAGAAAGAAAAGAGACGAAGAAGTTGAGAGGATTTTAAGCGGGGCAGGATTTCCTCTTTTGCGAATTAGTAACGGTGGTCATTTTGATAAAGAAGAAATAAAAAGACTTGTTTTAGAAAAATTAAGATAA
- a CDS encoding cold shock domain-containing protein yields MQGTIKTITDRGFGFISREGESKDLFFHSKELNGVTFDELKVGDVVSFEVTDGEKGPAATNVSRA; encoded by the coding sequence ATGCAAGGAACAATCAAAACTATCACAGATAGAGGATTTGGATTCATTTCCCGCGAAGGCGAGTCAAAGGATCTTTTCTTCCACTCTAAGGAGTTGAATGGTGTCACATTTGATGAACTAAAGGTTGGCGATGTTGTCAGCTTTGAAGTTACTGACGGTGAAAAAGGCCCAGCAGCAACAAACGTATCACGCGCATAA
- a CDS encoding DUF5680 domain-containing protein gives MKKNRSEILAGAREAFFYAMLHGWVAGGDHKKVVRVPGSFDSKEVSYSAGLLYKRKWFLVVDRYCVSGAGKSAGTTTIWLSHDPVWFMSYGGAYLKEDIPFLKNALTRVYSEKQFFGGRGPTSLAIPAHHVNGGVLVYANEVEKDSTFEKFRGKEAIIGPSKDGGSPEFRGHHDYWGMSLI, from the coding sequence ATGAAGAAGAATAGAAGCGAAATTCTTGCGGGTGCCCGCGAGGCCTTCTTCTATGCGATGTTGCATGGTTGGGTGGCGGGCGGGGACCACAAGAAAGTGGTCAGAGTTCCTGGAAGTTTTGACAGCAAGGAGGTCTCTTATAGCGCCGGGCTTTTGTACAAAAGGAAGTGGTTTCTTGTTGTTGATCGCTACTGCGTTTCGGGCGCGGGAAAGTCTGCTGGCACAACAACAATTTGGCTCAGTCACGACCCGGTTTGGTTCATGAGCTACGGCGGTGCTTATCTGAAGGAGGACATCCCTTTCCTAAAGAATGCCCTTACTCGCGTTTATTCTGAGAAGCAGTTTTTCGGAGGACGTGGGCCGACGAGCCTTGCTATCCCGGCACATCACGTCAACGGTGGTGTTCTGGTTTACGCGAATGAAGTTGAGAAGGATAGCACCTTCGAAAAATTTCGCGGAAAAGAAGCAATCATCGGCCCATCGAAGGACGGCGGTTCTCCAGAATTTCGTGGTCACCACGATTACTGGGGGATGTCGCTGATTTGA
- a CDS encoding HD domain-containing protein, which yields MTHQESLEEDNLISGKVSSEEEARDITESGSYENIIKELSDKKLLEGCMERTKEEFYPRIEKAHFSPAEKDWEMLTVMRLFHLDTAEHCIRTLEILSHKIHETLIRPDGSAVNLDANIIAENIQIEEFLRAALLHDIGKIVIPRSILDNPLSNTNWWDILSLAVSTKGKEADSIRAHISALSGVPFSLNTYKSDLNAKEVRPMQVCPVSAILSEEEVRDLTKRGFSSENTIAEIIMAHEDESRRILESAGFPVEAKLAGMHHNYARENIANESLSVEALQVGADVVGISMADIIHLADVTDALLSPRSYKKQMPLPKVLVILIQHAKSGKVSKEMTYMWIKSELAKSDISNDDKTTFAGDLGMIDAFLRGEEREVEGRHMLEAA from the coding sequence ATGACTCATCAAGAATCACTAGAAGAAGATAATCTTATCTCTGGAAAAGTCTCCTCTGAAGAAGAAGCACGCGATATAACAGAAAGTGGTTCGTACGAAAATATCATAAAAGAGCTTTCTGATAAAAAACTATTGGAAGGGTGTATGGAGCGGACAAAAGAGGAGTTTTACCCGCGTATTGAAAAGGCACATTTTAGTCCCGCAGAAAAAGATTGGGAGATGCTCACCGTTATGCGTTTGTTTCACTTAGATACGGCTGAACACTGTATTCGTACTTTGGAAATTCTCTCGCACAAAATTCACGAAACACTTATTCGACCAGATGGTTCGGCTGTAAATCTCGACGCAAATATTATTGCGGAAAATATTCAGATTGAAGAATTTTTGCGTGCGGCCTTGCTTCACGATATCGGCAAAATTGTGATACCTCGTTCAATTCTCGACAACCCACTTTCAAATACAAATTGGTGGGATATTTTGAGTTTAGCCGTAAGTACTAAAGGAAAGGAAGCAGATTCAATTCGTGCCCATATTTCGGCGCTGTCAGGTGTTCCTTTTAGTCTCAATACATATAAAAGTGATCTTAATGCAAAAGAAGTGCGACCAATGCAAGTTTGCCCAGTCTCGGCAATTCTTTCTGAAGAGGAAGTTCGCGATTTAACCAAGCGAGGTTTTTCTTCAGAGAATACTATTGCCGAAATAATTATGGCGCACGAGGATGAGTCGCGTCGTATTTTGGAGAGTGCAGGTTTTCCTGTTGAGGCAAAACTTGCTGGCATGCACCATAATTATGCGCGAGAGAATATTGCAAACGAAAGTTTGTCTGTAGAAGCTCTTCAGGTTGGAGCTGATGTCGTTGGAATTTCTATGGCAGATATTATTCATCTTGCTGATGTAACAGATGCTCTCTTGAGCCCGCGTTCATATAAAAAACAGATGCCATTGCCGAAAGTTCTCGTCATTCTGATTCAACACGCAAAAAGCGGAAAGGTGAGCAAGGAAATGACATATATGTGGATAAAAAGCGAACTCGCCAAAAGCGACATTTCTAATGACGACAAGACAACATTCGCCGGTGATCTCGGAATGATTGACGCATTTCTTAGGGGAGAAGAAAGGGAAGTCGAAGGAAGACACATGCTTGAAGCGGCTTAA
- a CDS encoding TspO/MBR family protein — protein sequence MENYTNYQELIKPTWSPPAWIFGPVWSVLYLLIAVSFGKVFLMLWQKQISWLVALPFALNLIFNLSFTWIQFGLKNNYLASVDILLVLATLIWALVSIYPHMKWVALVNIPYLLWVSFATVLQLTITFLNK from the coding sequence ATGGAAAACTATACGAATTACCAAGAATTGATTAAGCCAACATGGAGTCCGCCAGCTTGGATATTTGGACCGGTTTGGAGTGTGCTCTATCTTTTGATAGCAGTGTCTTTTGGAAAAGTATTTTTGATGCTGTGGCAGAAGCAAATCTCGTGGCTAGTTGCCTTACCATTTGCACTCAATTTAATTTTTAACCTTTCTTTTACGTGGATTCAGTTTGGTTTGAAAAATAATTATCTTGCTTCGGTTGATATTCTCCTTGTTCTTGCAACACTCATTTGGGCGCTGGTTTCTATTTATCCACATATGAAATGGGTGGCTCTCGTGAACATCCCTTATCTGCTCTGGGTCTCTTTTGCTACAGTCCTTCAGTTAACCATAACTTTTTTGAATAAATAG
- a CDS encoding NAD(P)H-dependent oxidoreductase, giving the protein MQEQIKKALSWRYAVKTFDPAKKVTDSDLNTILESAHMAPSSFGIEAWKFIVVSNPEIRAKIRAVSYDQTKVTDASHLIVIARRTDVRENITRELVERTAKTQGKDISELKGLEDMVAGAISHKAGDAVDAWAQAQTYIPLGMMMETSALLGIDAGPMEGFSGAEIDEILGLKEKNLATVTMLALGYRGDDEFADLPKTRRSFDEVVEFVK; this is encoded by the coding sequence ATGCAAGAACAAATCAAAAAGGCGCTTTCTTGGCGTTATGCAGTTAAAACATTTGACCCAGCTAAAAAAGTAACGGATTCAGATTTAAATACAATCCTTGAGAGTGCTCATATGGCACCGAGTTCATTTGGTATTGAGGCCTGGAAGTTCATTGTGGTTTCAAACCCTGAAATTCGCGCAAAAATTAGAGCAGTTAGTTACGATCAAACAAAAGTGACTGATGCTTCTCATTTGATAGTAATCGCCCGTCGTACTGATGTTCGCGAAAATATTACTCGCGAACTAGTCGAGCGAACAGCAAAAACTCAAGGTAAAGATATCTCCGAACTAAAGGGTCTTGAAGATATGGTGGCTGGTGCCATCTCACATAAGGCAGGAGACGCAGTTGATGCTTGGGCACAAGCTCAAACTTATATCCCTCTTGGTATGATGATGGAAACTTCTGCCCTCTTAGGTATAGACGCTGGGCCAATGGAAGGCTTCTCCGGCGCAGAAATAGATGAGATTCTCGGACTAAAAGAGAAAAACCTAGCAACAGTGACGATGCTCGCACTAGGATATCGTGGAGATGATGAGTTTGCAGATCTTCCAAAAACACGTCGCTCATTCGACGAAGTTGTTGAATTTGTAAAATAA
- a CDS encoding VTT domain-containing protein yields MEKKLSVLVVFFGLIVIFCAALLFQSQFINIENLVNLYIIESGTTGVLIFILFAAFSTVISMFSSLPAVPFAVLAWGKTLTFVFLITGWVIGSLVSYVLGRYGLYTIFKRSVFLKKVVAYQQKLSENSEFILVVLFRLALPSEITGLVLGGLRYNFTKYLLATFISEIPFAIVAVYASGALIFSDIKGLLLWVALGGVGFFIVAKIFTKRIKLDWEK; encoded by the coding sequence ATGGAGAAAAAATTATCAGTTCTCGTTGTCTTTTTTGGCCTCATCGTTATTTTCTGTGCTGCGCTTTTATTTCAGTCTCAGTTTATCAATATTGAGAATCTGGTTAATCTTTATATTATCGAGAGTGGAACGACCGGAGTTTTGATTTTTATTTTGTTTGCGGCTTTCTCAACGGTAATATCAATGTTCTCAAGTCTTCCCGCTGTTCCATTTGCTGTTTTGGCTTGGGGGAAGACACTCACATTTGTTTTTCTCATCACTGGTTGGGTTATTGGTTCGCTGGTTTCTTATGTGTTGGGGAGATATGGACTTTACACGATCTTCAAAAGAAGTGTTTTTCTTAAAAAAGTTGTAGCTTATCAGCAAAAACTTTCTGAAAATTCAGAATTTATTCTCGTGGTTCTTTTTCGATTAGCCTTACCTTCTGAAATAACAGGGCTTGTTTTGGGTGGTTTGCGTTACAACTTTACTAAATATTTATTGGCAACGTTTATTTCTGAGATACCATTCGCTATTGTTGCGGTCTATGCAAGTGGGGCACTTATCTTCAGTGATATTAAAGGTCTTTTGTTGTGGGTTGCCTTGGGGGGTGTTGGTTTTTTCATTGTTGCAAAGATTTTCACAAAAAGGATTAAATTAGACTGGGAAAAATAG
- the proB gene encoding glutamate 5-kinase: MKRIVVKIGTKVLSRENGTLDLGVLEHIVQQIVELRKNGLQVVLVTSGAVGAGKSLVSLGEIKSETVQKQVFAAIGQVKLMSTYSEFFAKYNYYCAQVLATKEDFRDETHYLNMKNCFEGLLLDNVIPIVNENDVVATSELLFTDNDELASLVAEQLGVDSLVLLTGTNGILDETNNAIAEVDFSNVDMVAKLISPSKSSSGRGGMVSKFAIAKELSEKGIVVHVVNGKQKNILLDVVRGEKIGTKFIPKILL; the protein is encoded by the coding sequence ATGAAACGAATTGTTGTAAAAATCGGAACGAAGGTTCTTTCTCGGGAGAACGGAACGCTTGATTTAGGGGTTCTTGAACATATTGTTCAACAAATAGTCGAGTTGCGAAAGAATGGACTACAGGTGGTGCTTGTGACATCAGGGGCCGTTGGCGCTGGGAAGAGCTTGGTTTCACTCGGGGAGATAAAGTCAGAGACTGTACAAAAACAAGTTTTTGCTGCTATTGGACAGGTGAAGCTCATGTCGACGTACTCTGAGTTTTTTGCAAAATATAATTATTATTGTGCTCAGGTGTTGGCGACAAAAGAGGATTTTCGAGATGAGACGCACTATCTCAATATGAAAAATTGTTTTGAAGGTTTGCTTTTAGATAACGTAATTCCGATTGTAAATGAAAACGATGTAGTCGCGACATCAGAGCTACTTTTTACAGACAACGACGAACTCGCTTCACTTGTGGCGGAGCAACTTGGTGTTGATAGTTTGGTTCTTCTCACTGGAACCAATGGTATTTTAGATGAAACAAATAATGCAATTGCAGAAGTCGATTTTTCTAATGTTGACATGGTCGCCAAACTTATCAGTCCAAGTAAGTCGTCGTCTGGGCGCGGGGGGATGGTTTCAAAATTTGCTATTGCTAAAGAATTGTCTGAAAAAGGAATAGTCGTACATGTTGTAAACGGCAAACAAAAAAATATTTTACTTGATGTGGTGCGCGGAGAAAAAATAGGAACCAAGTTTATTCCCAAAATTTTACTTTAA